TCTTAaagtagtgcctggcacatattaggtgATATATAACTGcctaagaaatgaaaattcagttcaaattgagcacctactatatgccaggcaatgTGGTAGAGGTGGGGTATATGgtagtaaataaaacagacataGCCCCTGCCCTTAGAAGGTTTACAGTGCTTCTAAGTGACTATGGCTTAGTCATGAACATTTATTGCTGACAGGATGTTAGGTCATCTAATCCCACATTTTCacttataaatgaggaaactgaaatctaAGAAGGCAAATGACATCCAAAGTCATAAAGCTGGTAGGAACACAGTCAGTGGTGTGCAGGAACCAGTTTAAACTGTCTTAAAAGAGCCCtttgttaaatattcaggaattttttGAGCCAGTTGTTAAATCATTGGTACCTTGAAATCAGCCACGGTaggaatatttacaccacaggAATCAGCAAATGGTACAAATCAAACCTCCTTTTTTCAGGAGAACCAGTTTACCAGGACACTACAGATTTGATCAAATGAAACCAAGGTTTCTAAAACTCCCTGCCCACTGCTTTTCACTCCAACCTACACCTCCTTTGATTAGGTTCTGCGTCCCATAGACACAGAATTTTTTGTGGTTGGTTCATTACTTATAAATCAAGTTCAAGCACTACCTCTTTAAGAAGATTTTCTAAGAACCCCTTCCCCAGTTCTTCCCATTTATTACCAAGTTAGGTAGAGGAGACATTATCAGCTTCCCAAAGGGAAGACATTTTTGAAATTCGTTTTTTAATTCCTAGTTGTTAACAGAAAGTGCATGTGTAGGTATACAATATATGCTTGATgaataaatgcagaaataaagaATAGACACTTTTAACGGACtctacttgttgaatgaatgaaaaaaccagaacattaaaaaaaaaatcttgggccaaaatgaccatttatttttttctgacctTATCTTGCATGAAATATACTCAGCAAATTACTATCCCACCCCCACTCATTTTCTACCtacttttttttcatgataagtatactctttatcTACCTACTATTATGATCCAACACTGTGAATTGAAAATTGTGATAGTctggccagggcagggcaggttTATCTTTGCACCATGATGAAGAACAGTGTAAAACTATTGACAACTTTTTTAAGCTTCTGATGttcttcagagaaattaagaaaagcttttttaaaaaagtgtttcttgctggggcacctggctggtgccttttaagaaaatttcatttatttatttgacagagagagatcgacagaagagagggagggagagcacaagctgggggagtggcaggcagagggaaagggagaagcaggctccctgccgagcagagagctgatgtggggctccatcccaggaccccgggatcatgacccaagcagaaggaggaggttaaccgactgagccacccaggtgccccagagcatgcaattcttgatctcagggtcatcatgACTTTAaaccccaagttgggtgtagagattacttaaaaaaaaaaaaaaaaaaaaagtcttgctaaaattaaaatgtactcCAAAATCTAGAATAAACAATTTTTCACTTGGCAGAGGAAAaggttaagtgtgtgtgtgtgtgtgtgtgggtgtgaagGTTTGAGGGGGAGGCAGACATTAGGAAGgagatggaaggagagggaaatggaagagaggaagaaaagtagaaaatgtgaGAGAAGGGACATCAATTGGTCTGAGGGAGGCACCAGGCGGACAAGggtaaggaaaaggaaatggcaCCATCTGAACTTGAGGGTGGACTACAGGAGAGGGTCTTTCTGTAAACCTGTATTATGGAGTGGGTTGGGCTCAGTCTGTTATAAATCAGTGATTCACATCAGCAGATGCTGGAAATGATTATCTGGGAGActaaagggagaggggagagaaaggaaggaatttgCCCCAGTCTCATCACTTTAAAAGGGGTCATTTAAGTTAAGCTTGGAGCTATCTTCCAAAGTCTTTGATTCTGCAGTACAGATAGAAGGCTTAAAATGCAAATGGCCAGTTGTCACAATTGTTTGAAGCTCTTTTGGACTGAATTTTTATGAGATCATATGTTTAGCTTCAGATTTTAATAATTGgtacgtatgtatgtatttatacatttttttattgaagtaatctctatacccaatgtggggctccgaCTCACCACCTggggatcaagagttgcatgcttttctgactgagccagtcaggcgcccccaACTGGTATTTATATTAGCTCTTTGTAGATTTATAGAGGACTTAACTGGCATAATCTAATTTAATCTACTAAAGCCACATTAATATAATCAACCAAACACTCGAGTGAAGGTTGCCAAAGGATTATTTAAAATGATGGCAATAAGAAACAAGGTACTTCAAGGATTATGTGAACTCAGATCCCAAATTGTAAGGGAAAAGCTGACTAATTTTCAATGTTTTCTACATCGTCGTTTGATAGTCCTCTAATTCGGTTTCTGTAAATCTCCCCTGGTGTTCACATTTGCAGAAACTCAACGTTTAACACCTTGTACCATTTTTCAGGATCACAGTTTATTTGGACCATGCCAGGAGCCGACTACATACCTGAACCGAAATCTGTGGCAGAAGCGAGTCTTCTGCCCTTTTCCACTGCGGGGGTGGTGAGGGGTTGCGGGGAGAGGCCCGGGCTTTCCTGTGAGTGAGGCACCCCTCACTAGCGAACGGTCGGCTAGGTGGAAATCGTCCCAATcctgtgctttttctttctggcttctgCACCTCCCGCAGGACTGTGGCCAGGGCACATCCCAAAGGAGCAGACGTATTAATTGCCTTACACTAGCCAAACAAATATCTTGGCTCTATCGCTTTTCTCCAAGGCACTTTCACCTCACACTTCCCGCTTTAGGATTCACCGAGAGGGTTCTTGTGCTTTGAGTCCACCGCAAGGGTGCATTTCCAGGTCTACTCTCAACGAGGAACTTGGCACGAgacttttcctctttaaaaacgAAAGGTTGAAATGTCCGTCGTGACAGTGAAGAGGGGTGGTTCTAGCGAACAAGGAGCCTTATTATTACTACACAAAAATCTCAGGCTCTGCCCGCACCCGGCCTTTATCCCCCCACGCCCGGTGACTCTCAGACCTCTAGGTGTGACCAAGGCCAAGGACTACAAAACAGAGAATTCTGGGGGAAGGAAGTGACGACGTGGCGCAAAGCCTGCTGGGCTCAGATGGGCGCAGCTGGAGTGACTCCTTCCTCACCGCGTGGTTACTGTGTACCCGTCGCTGCGAGGAGTTCTTGCTGGTATTTCTTTCGTTTGTGGGAATTAAACGTTAAGTACCACCAGGTTTGAGTACCGTTTTAAGTATCGTGCAGCTGCAAGCTAGGCCACGGAATCTGCGCTCTAGAGCCTTCGCTGCTGCCCCCTGGTTCGTGCATCCTCCAAACAAATAAGAGGAAATTGTCAAATCCGGGGCCTCTCCCCGGCGGGATCCCGCGGAGAAAGAGCTGGAGAGAGCAATGGGTGGATATCAAAGGagttttcctcttcagttttggCTAAATGTGGGGTGGAGTGAGTTCCTTTGATCGCAGGAGATCAGAGTTAAAAGGTTTGAGCATCTGCTGACCGGAGTTCAAAGCCAGGGTGAAGGCGATTTGGAATGGTACTGGGTGGTGGAATGGAAGTAAGCCGGATGAGTTACCCCGGGCTGGGCCTCATGGCAGCGCCGGTGTCTCCTTAGCTTTCAGACCGAATTGTGAATATCAGCTGTTTTCCTGATAATGGAACTTGAGGCAAATCACAGATGTTCTCTATCTCTAGGATGGCACTTGCGTGAGTGGAACATATATTAACCCGAACTGGTGGTGGTTTTAGATCTAGCCAGCTGGCAgccatgaatgaatggatgaggaaaGGCCCCTTAGAATGGCAAGATTACACGTACAAAGAAGTCAGAGTGACAGCCAGTGAGAAGGAGTATAAAGGATGGGTTTTAACCACAGACCCAGTTTCTGCCAAGTGAGTATGGCTCCTTCTCCCCTGAAATCATAATGACACCCCTTTGTGCTGCCTATATGTTATATCCAAACTAAGGAAGTAGATAAATGAAAGTCTCGTTATTCACACATAAGAATTGCTTTGCTTTTGAGTCGAAGTGTTGTTCTGACTATGGATTACCTTGGCAGACAAGCCAAGTTTGTAGAAGTGAGACACTTTTTTtgttactacattttttttttttttaagattttattaatttgagggagacagagcaagcacgagggagggggaggagcagagggagagggaggagccgactccccgctgagcaaggagcctgacgcggggctccatcccaggactccgcgatcatgacctgagccgaaggcagacgtccaactgactgaggcacccaggcgccccttgttagTACGTTTTTATTAGACAATCTCAAGCATACATAAATGTAGAGAGAATAGCGTAACAGACACTagcctttctttccccttctaaATATCTTTAAGCCAGTTGCAGATATCATATAATTTTGTTCATAAATACCTCAATATCTTTTAGCAGATAAGGACTCTTTAATAACCACAATAACATTATAATACCTAACAAAAGTAATAATAACTTTATTATTAACAGTCCGTTTTTAGATTTGCCTGGTTGTCTCAAAATATCTCTTTAATTGGTTTATCAATTTGGTTGGTATGTCTCTTAAGTATCTTAATCTATGACTGcactttctctttttagttttccatgtcatttatttgttgaagaaatggaaTCATTTGTCTTATAGAACTGAACACGTTCTGGATTTAGCTTACTGCATTGTGCATGGTGTAGCTTAACATGTTCTTATATCCGTATTTCCTATACACTGGTATGCCTATCTAGAGGTTTGATTAGGATCAGATTTGTTTTTTGCAAGActacttgatttatttatttatttttaagatttatttatttgacagagagagacagcgagagagggaccacaagcagggggagtgggggagagagaagcaggcttcccaccgagcagggagcccgatgtagggctcaatcccaggaccctgggcccatgacctgagccgaaggcagacacttaacaactgagccacccgggcgccccttgcCCCTTGCAAGACTACTTTAAAGGtgatgatacacacacacactttttattttggaatgattttagatttacagaaaagaatACAGAGAGGACCCATCtacccagcttcccctaatgttgGCATCTTACCTAACCATGGTACATTCCTCGAAACTAAAACTTTACATAAACTGCAATCATTTGGATTTTAACAGTTTTCCACTAattgtttgcctttttctgttccaggatccaatctagGATCTGACATTCGTTTAATTGTCATGTGTCCTTAGTCTCCTCTGATCTGTGAGAATTTTTCAgtccttccttgtttttcatgaccttgacacttttgaagagttcTGGTGAGTGAGGTATTTCATAGAATGTCTCTCAATTTGGGTTTCTGTGATGCTTTCTCATAATTAGCCTGGGATTTTAGGTTTTGGGAGGAGTACCAACAAAGTGAAATTCACATCACATCACAccacatcatttattttatttagttaggatttttgcatttgtattcatgaatgagattagcttgtagttttatattttaatcttctcctctgcttttggtatcaagatTATATTAACCTCATTAAACAAGTTAAGGCACAGTCCCCCTTTTATAGTCTCTAGAAGAATTTGGTTAGATTAGAAATGTTtgaaccttggggtgcctggctggcttagtcggtggagcgtgcaactcttgatcttgggattgtgggtttgagccccacatagggtgtgGAGATtacgtaaaaataaaatcttggggcgcctgggtggctcagtcgttaagtgtctgccttcggctcaggtcatgatcccagggtcctgggatcgagctccgcattgggctccctgctcagccagaagcctgcttctccctctcccactccccctgcttgtgttccttctctagctgtctctctctctgtgtcaaataaataaataaaatatttaaaaaataaaataaaataaaatcttaaaaaaaaaaatgcttggggtgcctgggtggctcagttggttaagcgactgccttcggctcaggtcatgatcctggagtcctgggatcaagtcccacatcgggctcccagctcagcggggagcctgcttctccctctggctctctcccctctcatgctgtctctctctctctctttctcaaataaataaataaaatcttaaaaaaaaatgcttgaacCTTGAAAATTGTATATAATTTGTTAGTAAAATTGGGCCTTCCCCCccatgggaaaatatttaaaatacttagttTTTATGAAAGACTATAGGACTATttatagtctctttttttttgactCAGTAgtagaaatttacattttctaggaggttttctattttagttttcaaGACTATTGGCATAAATTTGTTCCTAATACTTTAAATTGCCAATCTTTGCTGCCTTCTTCCTAATATTAtttgtatgtgtcttttttttctattctaatcAGTTTTGCCTGagttttgtgaattttacattgtttttgttttttaaagaaccaacatTTGGCTTTGATGATCTTGTTATTaactcttttgttttctctttcattaattttgtgttttgttattttctttggtCTGCTTTGAAGGCAAGTTATTCAGTTGTTTAACTCTAAAATTAAGTCTGTACCCTTTCTTGATTTCTAATACACATTTAAGCCATTTATAACTTTTTAGTGCTTTAACTGCATCCCGCAATGATTGGGTTTAGGCTAGACAAAAAAGTTTAGATGTGTAGGACCCTCGGTGAATACTTATTGAATGAGTACAAACATTTGGTGGTGAGGGGATTAATTTTAAACAGGGAAGTTCTTATTCCCGATTTCTAATTGCCTGTTGGGGCTGGTGATGCCTCTTCATTCCATTGCTTCTTCCGTAGCTTTATGGgcctttacatttttcttttgcaaatctGCTCTGAACTTAACTTTTCCTCGCAAGTATTGTCCTTGTGAACTTCCTGGAAGATGGCAGCATGTCTGTGACTGGAATTATGGGCCATGCTGTGCAGACCGTTGAAACTGTGAACGAAGGGGACCGTGGAGTGAGAGAGAAGCTGATGAATTTGTTCATGTCTGGAGACTGCAAGGCCTACAACCCTGAGGatctggagaagagaaagaacagccTAAAGAAATGGCTCGAGAAGAACCACATCCCCATCACAGAACAGGGAGATTCACGAAGGACTCTGTGTGTGGCTGGGGTTCTGACTATAGACCCACCGTATGGTCCAGAAAATTGCAGCAGTTCTAATGAGATTATTCTCTCCCGTGTTCAGGATCTTATTCAAGGACATCTTGCAGCTTGCCAATGAGAGGCCAAGAACTATGGATGCATCGATtgaaataacatttcatttttttttcttcataaaatgttttgaatgttAAATCCATCATATTACAAGACTTCAAAGGCacacagttgtgtgtgtgtgtttgagtttTAATTCTCTGTTGTTTTGGTAAAATCAAAGATGTGGATTATAAGTGCTAATAAATAATCGAACTATGGCAAAGATAGCATCACATGCAACAAAATAGCACACGGACATTAGAATTGTAAGAGTCTTTTGTTGGCGGGAGTACACCTCCATTTTTGTTAGGCAACAAACACATGTTAGATTCAATATAAAATGTCTTGCTAAGTCCCTTGCACTAactgtatgtgtctgttttaaaatacttattgtgTAAGGATGAAATCGCTTTTGAATCAGAATCTATTGGAATATATGCTTTTTTGGTTGAAACTTGAAAAGTTTTAACTATTTGTAAAATCTTACCACCTAAGCTGTTTAACTCTCAAAACCTTTACAGTGAGCCCTGGCTGATATCTCTGACGAAAAAGGTAAATGTGACAAGTATTCTGCTCCTGCACTGAACCCAGTTCCCGTGCCTGGTGGATTCAGCCAAGGCCTTCAGCCCATGCTGCTTTCTGCCTGTAGCCCCCATTCCCGGGTCAGGCTTCACTGAGGGGAGAGAACGCAGGAAGCATGCCTCACTATACCTGGCCCTACCCCTTGGAAGCCAGGCAGGGGCCAGGACTCGATATGGAGGTTTCTGGCCTAGAAACCGAGGGAGGTACCTCAGATTGTCAGTTGGGTGTCTTCTCGGGGACAGGTCAGATTAGAACCCCAGGCCTCTGACTCCCTAGgacaagggtcagcaaactttgaGCCCTTGGGACAAATGCAGCCTGCTGCCTCCATTTGATAAAAGTTttcctggaacacagccatacccaCTGGTTTACGTattttctgtggctgcttttgagcCATAGTGGCAGATTTGAATATTGTGACACAAACTATATGgcttatatttacagaaaaatatagCCCTGCCCTAGGCGTGTGGGGTGGGtgtctttatgataatcacctgtgaccttcaaagaataaccagaccctaaaagggaagtaagccattgaaggaGTTATCAGTaaagatgttaaaaggatttaagttccctggttagcgtTCTATAAAAGACCAgccctggggtccctgggtggctcggtccttaagtgtctgccttcagctcaggtcatgatcccggggtcctgggatcgagccccacgttgggctccctgctcagcgggaagcctgcttctccctctgcctgctactccccctgcttgtgttccctctct
Above is a window of Halichoerus grypus chromosome 10, mHalGry1.hap1.1, whole genome shotgun sequence DNA encoding:
- the GEMIN6 gene encoding gem-associated protein 6, yielding MNEWMRKGPLEWQDYTYKEVRVTASEKEYKGWVLTTDPVSANIVLVNFLEDGSMSVTGIMGHAVQTVETVNEGDRGVREKLMNLFMSGDCKAYNPEDLEKRKNSLKKWLEKNHIPITEQGDSRRTLCVAGVLTIDPPYGPENCSSSNEIILSRVQDLIQGHLAACQ